The Rosa chinensis cultivar Old Blush chromosome 7, RchiOBHm-V2, whole genome shotgun sequence DNA segment CCTGGTCAACCTTGACGAAGTCGGCATTCCAGTTCCTGAAGTCATCGTtgccggaggaggaggagaggtcaACTAGAAGAGGAAAGTGGAACCAGAAGGGAGTCTTGCTCGGTAATTTCTGCCTCCTTCAGTTTTTGAGCCACAACCTGTAATCAAAATTAAATCAGATATACAAAATCAAAGATACAATCAAAATGAGAGTATCATATCCTCAAAGTAGCATTACTACAAATGAGAAATAATGCACTGCACctccaaaattgaaaaacaatttGTAAATACAGGTGAAATGAGGAAGCTAAAAGATCAAATGTAAACCAAAAATGTTCACCACAGCTTTCACATGCACAAAAATATTATCGAGTATGAAGTTCCAAAAACTTCTTGGCTGCAAATAAAAACTTACTCAAGAGCTTTCCCTGTTTGTGTATCATTGTGGAAACTACTCCATTGTTAACTTTTAGGACAACTGTTGTCAAGTCAATATTCGCATGGCACATTTATTAAACATTGAATAAGTAGCTGCAGGATAGCATATGCTTTGAGTATGGGGCATGGAAAAGACCTGCATATCACCACATTTCTCAGATAATGCACTTTCTATCTGATTATTGATAAACTAAGTAGTTCCACATGCACAAATGATGCTAAAGATTCTTATAATCACCACAATGAATAACAAATTAACGGAACCTCAAAACTATCCAAGTATCCATCTTATCATTTCCATTAAGACGAAAATTAGTGATAAGAAATTCACACATACCAAAAATCTATTTGTGCCTCACAACTAAATTGTAAAAGAATCCTGAAAAACTAACACCGaagtaaataaaaagaaaaaggcaaCTTCATcctttcaaaatgaaaaaactaACTCTTTCGAAACCTCGAAATGATCTATACGATCATCTCTATTAGCACGAAGATTAGTCATGCAAGTTTGCTACTGAAAACGGCAAAGTGCAACATCAAAACTAAAGAATCAGAATGCCCAAAAACTAACACGATCAAACCAGTTTCCGGCAACAATTACAGTTCAAATTTTACTTCAACAATAAAAACTGGGCTTACCTTGATGCTGAGGTCTTGAGGGAGAGCCCAGGAGATGGAGTTGTTCTTGGAGGCTCGTCGTCTCGCCAAGCTCTTACCGGCCTCGAGGAGCACCAATCCCAACTGCAGGGCGCGATCAATGAGCTTGAACTGATCGGCGTCGGAGTCACGGGAGTCGAGGATCCACTCGAAGGAGAGATCGATGGTGAAGGGCGCCGAGTCGAAGAAGTCGAGGAAGGTCTCAAGGAGTCGCGGTCAAGGAGGTTGGGATGGTAAGGGtttgtggagagagagagagagagagagagagagagagagagagattttggtaAAGGGTTGAATCTGAACagaagggagggagagagagccaACGGTGacagtttttgtaattaagtttAACTCTAGTGGCAGGAGGACATTTGTGATGACTGGATTATCATAAAGTACTTTAACGtgacctcttttatcattgtccCTTCTCTCTCCAAACATGTATTTGAGGGCATAAtcgaaataaaaataaaaaaattaaaaacggACATTTTTTAACATCACTTCATTATTCACAAgaactaaattaatattactaacaattcaTTATGGATTTTTTTATCAAGGGGGAAACTAGGTGacttttttatcatttcacactctaatATGACTTTTTCCATCATTACCCTAAACAATAATTTACTTATCTGCAAATAACTTCCTACTTACCCACTATGTGCATTTCATCTAAGACATAAATCCCCGCTATCTGTATTAACTCCCCACTTATTTTGAAAAAAGCTTTTCCAGAGCTATTTAATCTATacaattattaagagaagaaagcTTGCTCTTcataactgattttttttaccaatttacctttcatatattaaaaaactttgaatcagaaataatcaataaggataataaattcaatttataaaataaaaataaaaacaaaattaaaataaaagtagtAGAAACTCCCCACTACTTTTAACTACCTCCTCACacactcttgaaaaaaaaaaaaaaaaaacctccccATGCTAATGAATAATTATTCACACCCATATCGGGTGTGTTTTGTTCTAATATTAATTATGAAACCACTCAATAAATTAGATAAAGTTTACTTCCTTTTCCATTtggatattatttatttttaagaaaataattattcaccattctaaaaaaagaaaagaaaggaaaataataataattattttaaaaaatgtaGCCGTTGCAATTAAGCATAGGAAGTGAAGGAAAACGCGGTTAGGCTAAGCGTGTGAATCCGCCGAGGATTAGGATAAATAATCCAAATTTCCTACAATTAGAAACTCTACTCCATCTCCTTCTACCCCTTGCAATTtgcaaaccctaaccccaaaATCAATTTGTCCCTATAGTTGTTGGCGAATACCCAATTCCGATTTTTGTTCAATCTCCGATACCCACTTGTAATCTTGACTAAAGATTCAATCTTTGGGGATCAATTTTTTCTCTGAGAAAAGAAGACGAATAAAGGAATTAGGGTTTAGGAGTTAGCGGAGGAGGAAGATGGTGATCACGATTGAAGATTTGAGGAAAAATGAGACCAGGCTTTGTGGGTCTTTCTTGAAAATGGTTGATGATGTGAAAGCCATGGCCACCGACCCATCTGAGCAACAAGTGCTTCTGACCCAGATGGTTTTGAAGGAGTTGATGATGAATAGGAACAAACCAGAAGCAGCATTCTCACTTGGTTTTCCCAAAAAGAAGAGATCTGGATCTAGAGGGATGCAAAAgcagaatcagaatcagaagCAGAGGATCATCATCAAATTCAAACGCTGCGTCTCTGCCACTACAGGTATTGCTTCTTATTCTTGCTCTGTTTCCCCTGATTCTGGTATTGTTGGATCTAGAGGGATGCAAAAgcagaatcagaatcagaagCAGAGGATCATCATCAAATTCAAACGCTGCGTCTCTGCCACTACAGGTATTGCTTCTTATTCTTGCTCTGTTTCCCCTGATTCTGGTATTGTTGTAAACCCAGACCCACTTCATGATGATCAGAAACaggatttgaaattgaaattgaaattgaagagcAAGAAGAGGTGCTACTCTGAAATCGAACAAGCAGGCGATGAAGGTTTCGAAGACATAAACTCGAAAAGGCTGAGAAAGGGAAAGAATGATAAGAGGGTGTTACCAAGTGTGCAATCGATCACTGAGTATTTTCCAAAGGAAGAATTGCAGGATCGTATTCGTGGTATGGGTGGTTCAAATTGGAACAATGTTGATAGAATAATGGCATAATGTTTTGGTGAAGGATTTAATTCCAGCCTTAAGATTTAATGCATCTCTTGTCATTCAGGATCAGATCACCCAAAGCCAATAGCAAGAGCAATAGCAATAGCAGGGAAGAGGAATGAGATCAAGATCAGTATGACCAGCTTTGCTTTGTCCTTGTTAATCTGCTTTCTGTGAGTGTTCTTTGAGTTTTTGATTTACACTTGAATCAACTTGTGTAGtctttgatcaatatatatgta contains these protein-coding regions:
- the LOC112178095 gene encoding uncharacterized protein LOC112178095, yielding MVITIEDLRKNETRLCGSFLKMVDDVKAMATDPSEQQVLLTQMVLKELMMNRNKPEAAFSLGFPKKKRSGSRGMQKQNQNQKQRIIIKFKRCVSATTGIASYSCSVSPDSGIVGSRGMQKQNQNQKQRIIIKFKRCVSATTGIASYSCSVSPDSGIVVNPDPLHDDQKQDLKLKLKLKSKKRCYSEIEQAGDEGFEDINSKRLRKGKNDKRVLPSVQSITEYFPKEELQDRIRGSDHPKPIARAIAIAGKRNEIKISMTSFALSLLICFL